A section of the Acropora muricata isolate sample 2 chromosome 4, ASM3666990v1, whole genome shotgun sequence genome encodes:
- the LOC136914472 gene encoding uncharacterized protein: MIARLVDMAVKGRSAEQKAALAKIVSRETLEDIEEYIRPHFLPKVEGSLPSLTLASRRHIVQDGHGRWREVQPNIYSKSLQNYWSPDLKGKHKSLVAAKTKRSNLSKRPKASDRSFQITEYYDNLSVALRSNVFPGLGNKEWNSTTAKVFTEKHVTPLTQGETFFGIQTDEHGKWSAANVLHERMKKKWNDYLDTLPNLQAERIDKPTKLMMKETDGPAPTKERKKTLKAHKKKLKKPRSEGPTNMIPQEIVVLPSSLPMDNISDNNDDNFWDFYDKPFNKPT, from the exons ATGATCGCTAGGCTTGTGGATATGGCGGTCAAGGGACGTTCTGCGGAACAAAAAGCTGCTTTGGCAAAAATTGTTTCACGTGAGACATTGGAAGATATTGAAGAATACATTCGACCCCACTTTCTGCCCAAAGTGGAGGGCTCTCTTCCAAGCCTGACTTTAGCGTCTAGGAGGCATATTGTTCAGGATGGACATGGAAGATGGAGAGAAGTGCAGCCTAATATTTATTCGAAAAGCCTCCAAAATTACTGGTCGCCTGACCTCAAAGGGAAACACAAGAGTTTGGTAGCAGCCAAAACTAAAAGAAGTAATCTTAGTAAACGCCCGAAGGCCAGTGATCGCAGCTTTCAAATTACTGAATACTATGACAACCTTTCAGTGGCCCTGAGATCGAACGTATTTCCAGGGCTCGGAAATAAGGAATGGAATAGTACAACAGCAAAAGTTTTCACCGAGAAACACGTTACTCCATTAACACAGGGGGAAACATTCTTTGGTATTCAGACTGATGAACATGGCAAATGGTCAGCTGCCAACGTGCTTCATGAAAGGATGAAGAAAAAGTGGAATGATTATCTTGATACGTTACCAAACTTGCAGGCAG AAAGGATTGATAAACCAACAAAACTGATGATGAAAGAAACAGATGGACCAGCACCaaccaaagaaaggaaaaaaactctaaaggcacacaaaaagaaactaaaaaaacCACGTAGTGAAGGTCCAACAAATATGATACCGCAAGAAATTGTTGTGCTTCCCTCATCCCTCCCAATGGATAACATTTctgataacaatgatgacaaCTTCTGGGACTTCTATGATAAGCCTTTCAACAAGCCAACATAG
- the LOC136914476 gene encoding chromatin complexes subunit BAP18-like isoform X2, whose product MSSSASKVAEIFTAAGEAFARLGELTMQLHPLNNESGLTSPTSSASNSGKWGDEEIEMLRSAVKRFGEDLKKISGQVKGKSVAQIKSALKKKLHEHDSSLSNAQKSKTKTQQATDAPHSKKRKIEGLIPSSSVPVSDLLPGDSSSLKTVASGSDNDVDIVGIFGHGQDTVFAEMPEALGPLETQIADEILSTM is encoded by the exons ATGAGTTCGTCCGCGTCAAAG GTAGCTGAGATATTTACTGCTGCAGGAGAGGCTTTTGCCCGTCTAGGAGAACTGACAATGCAGCTTCACCCGTTAAACAATGAGTCAGGCTTGACATCTCCCACCTCAAGTGCAAG CAACAGCGGCAAGTGGGGAGATGAAGAGATTGAGATGCTACGTAGTGCAGTCAAGAGATTTGGGGAAGACTTAAAGAAAATTAGTGGGCAAGTTAAGGGCAAGTCAGT AGCACAAATAAAATCAGCTTTGAAGAAGAAGCTTCATGAACATGATTCTTCCTTGAGTAATGCTCAAAAGTCAAAGACCAAAACACAGCAAGCAACTGATGCACCACacagcaagaaaagaaaaatagaag GTCTCATTCCTAGTTCAAGTGTTCCAGTTTCAGACTTGTTGCCAGGGGATAGTTCCTCATTGAAGACAGTTGCTAGTGGTTCTGACAATGATGTTGACATTGTTGGCATTTTTGGTCATGGACAGGACACTGTTTTTGCTGAGATGCCAGAAG CATTAGGACCTCTTGAAACCCAGATTGCAGATGAAATCTTGTCAACTATGTGA
- the LOC136914479 gene encoding thioredoxin C-1-like isoform X2: MPMRAEGHYQEAIFSKNLMLLRMAHRLTSHHRALFAPMYFSGTSAHITSSSYFRAPFNVKDKDDFEKRVLSSSKPVLVDFHAEWCAPCKALTPKLDSVIGENDGQLELAKVDIDTNSELALEYKVTGVPTVLGVKNGKIIDAFTGLVETEQLRRFVEKLLK; encoded by the exons ATGCCTATGCGTGCCGAGGGCCACTATCAGGAGGCCATATTTAGCAAG AACCTTATGTTGTTGAGAATGGCTCATCGTCTGACATCACACCACCGGGCATTGTTTGCACCAATGTATTTCTCTGGGACATCAGCTCATATCACATCGTCATCTTACTTCAGAGCCCCATTTAATGTGAAGGACAAAGATGACTTTGAAAAACGAGTTCTTTCCTCTTCAAAACCTGTCCTTGTTGACTTTCATGCTGA GTGGTGTGCACCTTGCAAAGCATTGACTCCAAAGTTGGATTCTGTCATTGGAGAAAATGATGGACAACTAGAGTTGGCCAAAGTTGACATTGACACCAATTCCGAATTAGCTCTTGAATACAAA GTTACAGGAGTCCCTACTGTGTTAGGAGTAAAAAATGGGAAGATTATTGATGCATTTACAGGACTTGTAGAAACAGAACAGCTGAGAAGATTTGTAGAGAAGCTGCTTAAATAG
- the LOC136914476 gene encoding chromatin complexes subunit BAP18-like isoform X1 → MSSSASKVAEIFTAAGEAFARLGELTMQLHPLNNESGLTSPTSSASNSGKWGDEEIEMLRSAVKRFGEDLKKISGQVKGKSVAQIKSALKKKLHEHDSSLSNAQKSKTKTQQATDAPHSKKRKIEVQSNYEDDQPTTAFFPGLIPSSSVPVSDLLPGDSSSLKTVASGSDNDVDIVGIFGHGQDTVFAEMPEALGPLETQIADEILSTM, encoded by the exons ATGAGTTCGTCCGCGTCAAAG GTAGCTGAGATATTTACTGCTGCAGGAGAGGCTTTTGCCCGTCTAGGAGAACTGACAATGCAGCTTCACCCGTTAAACAATGAGTCAGGCTTGACATCTCCCACCTCAAGTGCAAG CAACAGCGGCAAGTGGGGAGATGAAGAGATTGAGATGCTACGTAGTGCAGTCAAGAGATTTGGGGAAGACTTAAAGAAAATTAGTGGGCAAGTTAAGGGCAAGTCAGT AGCACAAATAAAATCAGCTTTGAAGAAGAAGCTTCATGAACATGATTCTTCCTTGAGTAATGCTCAAAAGTCAAAGACCAAAACACAGCAAGCAACTGATGCACCACacagcaagaaaagaaaaatagaag TGCAGTCCAACTATGAAGATGATCAGCCAACAACGGCTTTCTTTCCAGGTCTCATTCCTAGTTCAAGTGTTCCAGTTTCAGACTTGTTGCCAGGGGATAGTTCCTCATTGAAGACAGTTGCTAGTGGTTCTGACAATGATGTTGACATTGTTGGCATTTTTGGTCATGGACAGGACACTGTTTTTGCTGAGATGCCAGAAG CATTAGGACCTCTTGAAACCCAGATTGCAGATGAAATCTTGTCAACTATGTGA
- the LOC136914479 gene encoding thioredoxin, mitochondrial-like isoform X5, with protein MLLRMAHRLTSHHRALFAPMYFSGTSAHITSSSYFRAPFNVKDKDDFEKRVLSSSKPVLVDFHAEWCAPCKALTPKLDSVIGENDGQLELAKVDIDTNSELALEYKVTGVPTVLGVKNGKIIDAFTGLVETEQLRRFVEKLLK; from the exons ATGTTGTTGAGAATGGCTCATCGTCTGACATCACACCACCGGGCATTGTTTGCACCAATGTATTTCTCTGGGACATCAGCTCATATCACATCGTCATCTTACTTCAGAGCCCCATTTAATGTGAAGGACAAAGATGACTTTGAAAAACGAGTTCTTTCCTCTTCAAAACCTGTCCTTGTTGACTTTCATGCTGA GTGGTGTGCACCTTGCAAAGCATTGACTCCAAAGTTGGATTCTGTCATTGGAGAAAATGATGGACAACTAGAGTTGGCCAAAGTTGACATTGACACCAATTCCGAATTAGCTCTTGAATACAAA GTTACAGGAGTCCCTACTGTGTTAGGAGTAAAAAATGGGAAGATTATTGATGCATTTACAGGACTTGTAGAAACAGAACAGCTGAGAAGATTTGTAGAGAAGCTGCTTAAATAG
- the LOC136914479 gene encoding thioredoxin, mitochondrial-like isoform X4, translating into MLLRMAHRLTSHHRALFAPMYFSGTSAHITSSSYFRAPFNVKDKDDFEKRVLSSSKPVLVDFHAEWCAPCKALTPKLDSVIGENDGQLELAKVDIDTNSELALEYKVRVTGVPTVLGVKNGKIIDAFTGLVETEQLRRFVEKLLK; encoded by the exons ATGTTGTTGAGAATGGCTCATCGTCTGACATCACACCACCGGGCATTGTTTGCACCAATGTATTTCTCTGGGACATCAGCTCATATCACATCGTCATCTTACTTCAGAGCCCCATTTAATGTGAAGGACAAAGATGACTTTGAAAAACGAGTTCTTTCCTCTTCAAAACCTGTCCTTGTTGACTTTCATGCTGA GTGGTGTGCACCTTGCAAAGCATTGACTCCAAAGTTGGATTCTGTCATTGGAGAAAATGATGGACAACTAGAGTTGGCCAAAGTTGACATTGACACCAATTCCGAATTAGCTCTTGAATACAAAGTAAGG GTTACAGGAGTCCCTACTGTGTTAGGAGTAAAAAATGGGAAGATTATTGATGCATTTACAGGACTTGTAGAAACAGAACAGCTGAGAAGATTTGTAGAGAAGCTGCTTAAATAG
- the LOC136914479 gene encoding thioredoxin C-1-like isoform X1 translates to MPMRAEGHYQEAIFSKNLMLLRMAHRLTSHHRALFAPMYFSGTSAHITSSSYFRAPFNVKDKDDFEKRVLSSSKPVLVDFHAEWCAPCKALTPKLDSVIGENDGQLELAKVDIDTNSELALEYKVRVTGVPTVLGVKNGKIIDAFTGLVETEQLRRFVEKLLK, encoded by the exons ATGCCTATGCGTGCCGAGGGCCACTATCAGGAGGCCATATTTAGCAAG AACCTTATGTTGTTGAGAATGGCTCATCGTCTGACATCACACCACCGGGCATTGTTTGCACCAATGTATTTCTCTGGGACATCAGCTCATATCACATCGTCATCTTACTTCAGAGCCCCATTTAATGTGAAGGACAAAGATGACTTTGAAAAACGAGTTCTTTCCTCTTCAAAACCTGTCCTTGTTGACTTTCATGCTGA GTGGTGTGCACCTTGCAAAGCATTGACTCCAAAGTTGGATTCTGTCATTGGAGAAAATGATGGACAACTAGAGTTGGCCAAAGTTGACATTGACACCAATTCCGAATTAGCTCTTGAATACAAAGTAAGG GTTACAGGAGTCCCTACTGTGTTAGGAGTAAAAAATGGGAAGATTATTGATGCATTTACAGGACTTGTAGAAACAGAACAGCTGAGAAGATTTGTAGAGAAGCTGCTTAAATAG
- the LOC136914479 gene encoding thioredoxin, mitochondrial-like isoform X3: MIRISLNLMLLRMAHRLTSHHRALFAPMYFSGTSAHITSSSYFRAPFNVKDKDDFEKRVLSSSKPVLVDFHAEWCAPCKALTPKLDSVIGENDGQLELAKVDIDTNSELALEYKVRVTGVPTVLGVKNGKIIDAFTGLVETEQLRRFVEKLLK; this comes from the exons ATGATAAGGATTTCATTG AACCTTATGTTGTTGAGAATGGCTCATCGTCTGACATCACACCACCGGGCATTGTTTGCACCAATGTATTTCTCTGGGACATCAGCTCATATCACATCGTCATCTTACTTCAGAGCCCCATTTAATGTGAAGGACAAAGATGACTTTGAAAAACGAGTTCTTTCCTCTTCAAAACCTGTCCTTGTTGACTTTCATGCTGA GTGGTGTGCACCTTGCAAAGCATTGACTCCAAAGTTGGATTCTGTCATTGGAGAAAATGATGGACAACTAGAGTTGGCCAAAGTTGACATTGACACCAATTCCGAATTAGCTCTTGAATACAAAGTAAGG GTTACAGGAGTCCCTACTGTGTTAGGAGTAAAAAATGGGAAGATTATTGATGCATTTACAGGACTTGTAGAAACAGAACAGCTGAGAAGATTTGTAGAGAAGCTGCTTAAATAG